A region of the Ornithinimicrobium ciconiae genome:
GCGCTGTGCGTCTGGTCAACGACCACCTCGGCGAGTACCCCTCGGTGACCGCAGCCTCGGCCGTGGTGGCCAAGCAGCTCGGCGTCGGGAAGGAGTCCGTGCGCCGCTGGGTGGTCCAGGCCCAGGTCGATGACGGCCAGCGCCAGGGAACCACGACCGAGGAGCTGGAGCAGATCAAGACGCTGCGAGCCAAGGTCCGCCGGCTGGAAGAGGACAACGCGATCTTGAAGGCCGCGACGGTTTTCTTTGCCGGGGAACTCGACCCCCGCAACCGCTGATCATGGGATTCATCGACACCATGAGAGCCCAGGACCACGCGGTCGAGTCGGTCTGTGCAGTGCTGCGTGAGCAGGGCTGCCAGGTCGCCGCGCGGACCTACCGGTCCTGGAAGCAGACTGGTCGGGTCGTGGCCTCCCGGACCCTCACCGACGCCCAAGTCGTGAACGCGGTGCGCGACACCGCCTGGACCACCGACCAGCACGGCCGACGCAAGCTGACCCCAGAGGGCTTGTACGGGCGTCGGAAGATGACCGCCTACCTGCGCCGCGCCGTGATGCCCGAAGTCTCTGCTGGGGCCGTGGACCGGGCCATGACCACCCTGGGGCTGGTCGGGGTACGACGTGACAAGGGCATCAGGACCACGATCCCGGCCAAGGACGGTACCCGGGCCGGTGACCTGCTCAATCGTGACTTCACCGCGGACGCGCCCAACCTGGTCTGGGTGACGGACTTTACCTACGCCAGGACCTGGGCCGGGTTCGTCTACGTCGCGTTCATCCTGGACGTGTTCTCCCAGCGGATCGTGGCCTGGCACGCCTCGACCTCCAAGGCCACCGACCTGGTCATGATCCCGCTGCGGATGGCCCTGTGGCAACGCGACCGCGACGGCCACCCCGCCGTCCCAGGAGAGCTGATCCATCACAGTGATGCGGGCAGCCAGTACACCTCGATCCGCCTCACCGAGCACCTCGCGTTGGAGGAGATCCGGCCCTCGATCGGGACCGTCGGCGACGCGTACGACAACGCACTGATGGAGACGATCAACGGCCTCTACAAGGCCGAGTGCATCCGCACCACCGTATTTCACGAAGGCCCCTACAAGACCCTCGCTGACGTCGAGTACGCCACCGCTGGCTGGGTCGACTGGTACAACAACCGCAGGCTCCACTCGACGCTGGGCAACGTCCCACCCATCGAGTACGAGCAAGCCCACTATGCTGCCCTCAACCCCGAGCCGCAGCCCGCATGAGAGCGGCAGAGAACCTGGGGCGCTTCAAGGGTGCTAACCCGGAATCGGGCAAGGTTGGCTCTGGTCGAGCTCGCGGTGTGATGACTCGCCTTGCGTGCACCGCGCCGCTCGCCCCCAGTTGGAATGTCAGCCGTGGGGTGTCCGCTCAGCGCTTCCGTCCACTCATGCGCTTTGGCAGCACGGGCCAGCAACCCACATCACTAGACGTGATGCTGGGCATTACATGTGCCTATTGATTCATACGAAGGTCGTTTGTGAACGATTCGCTGCATCTCGACAGCATCTCGACAAAGACGGCTGTCGAGATGCAGTCAACTTTGCCCGGCCGGCCCGGCGAATCCTGCACGATCGGGGCCTGCCGGCACGTTCTGTGCAAAGTAGCGCGCCGCACCGGCATGTGCTGCGCGCGGGACGAACCCGCCGGCCTGGACTTATCGGGTCTGGGTTGCCAGAGGGTAGAGCTCTTCGAGTGCGGCTCGCCAGGTGGCAGTCATCTGTGGGCCACCGTGGCCTTCGTCTTCGATCACCACGAGTCGGCTCGATGGCCAGTCCTGGTTCAGCCTCCAAGCACCTGCGACCGGCCCGGAGACGTCGAGACGACCGTGCACCAATACCGCCGGTAGGTGTGCGATGCGACTCAATCCTGCCTGCACACCGCCCTCCGGAAGGGTGAACTGGGTGGACCACGCCCAGGCAACCTGCAGCGCGTACACCTCGCGCCACTGAGCGTTCTTGAGCACCAGTCCCGGTTCGAGGCCTCCCGGCAGCTGCATGTGGGCGTCCTCCCACGTGCACCAGTTCAGCGCCGCACTCTGGCGCACTGCCGGGTCCGGGTCGGTGAGCTGCCGAACGTAGGCATCCAGCAACCGCTCGCCGCCGCGACACTGCGCACCGCGCTCGAAGTCGGCCCATGCCTCTGGAAAGATCCGTCTGACGTCCTCGCTGATCCACTCGACGTAGTCGCGGCTGCCGTCGGCGACTGCCATCAGGACGAATGCGATGACGCGGTCGGGATGGGCCTGCCCGTAGGCGAGGGCCAGGGTGCTTCCGAACGAGCCACCGACGATGAGCCAACGGTCGATAGCCAGGTGCTCGCGGAGCTCCTCCAGGTCGGCGACCAGGTTCGGCACGCGCAGGGTCTCCAGGTCGAAGCCATCCTCGGTGGCCAAAGGACTGCTCCGGCCACAGGCTCGCTGGTCCAGGCCCACGATGAGCCATTTGTCGGGATCCGGCTGACGCTTGTACCCCCCGGACCCCAGGCCAGTTCCGGGCCCCCCGTGCAGCCAGAGCAACGGCACACCCTCGGGGTTGCCCGAGACCTCCCAGTAGATCTGCGCACCGTCACGAAGGGTCAGCTGTCCCGAATCGTATGGTTCCACCGGCATCGGGTCCACCAGACGAGTAGAACACGGCACAGTCAGGAGCCGCCTGGCCTGCGGAACCACAGCGGTTGGGGTCGCACCTACACTTACTCGATATGGAGTCCGTGATCCTTATCTGGCCCACCAACCAGCCCGGCCAAAACCCGCTGTCAGACGCGGAGGCCCAGTACGATTCGGCGGCCGTGGCATCCGGTGTCATCACGGAAAGTGGGAACGGTTCCGTAATGCCTCCCCGGCACCTACCACCGTCTTCCCGACGACGTTGCAGCGCTAATTCTCGCCCAGCACCACGAGTTCC
Encoded here:
- a CDS encoding IS3 family transposase (programmed frameshift) is translated as MPKRIDPELKARAVRLVNDHLGEYPSVTAASAVVAKQLGVGKESVRRWVVQAQVDDGQRQGTTTEELEQIKTLRAKVRRLEEDNAILKAATGFLCRGTRPPQPLIMGFIDTMRAQDHAVESVCAVLREQGCQVAARTYRSWKQTGRVVASRTLTDAQVVNAVRDTAWTTDQHGRRKLTPEGLYGRRKMTAYLRRAVMPEVSAGAVDRAMTTLGLVGVRRDKGIRTTIPAKDGTRAGDLLNRDFTADAPNLVWVTDFTYARTWAGFVYVAFILDVFSQRIVAWHASTSKATDLVMIPLRMALWQRDRDGHPAVPGELIHHSDAGSQYTSIRLTEHLALEEIRPSIGTVGDAYDNALMETINGLYKAECIRTTVFHEGPYKTLADVEYATAGWVDWYNNRRLHSTLGNVPPIEYEQAHYAALNPEPQPA
- a CDS encoding alpha/beta fold hydrolase encodes the protein MPVEPYDSGQLTLRDGAQIYWEVSGNPEGVPLLWLHGGPGTGLGSGGYKRQPDPDKWLIVGLDQRACGRSSPLATEDGFDLETLRVPNLVADLEELREHLAIDRWLIVGGSFGSTLALAYGQAHPDRVIAFVLMAVADGSRDYVEWISEDVRRIFPEAWADFERGAQCRGGERLLDAYVRQLTDPDPAVRQSAALNWCTWEDAHMQLPGGLEPGLVLKNAQWREVYALQVAWAWSTQFTLPEGGVQAGLSRIAHLPAVLVHGRLDVSGPVAGAWRLNQDWPSSRLVVIEDEGHGGPQMTATWRAALEELYPLATQTR